The Anaerolineales bacterium DNA segment TACTGCTCCGCTGTGCCCGATCCCGCATGAGGCTTTCTACCCGAGCGGTCCAGGTCCACGCCGGATTGATGCTGTTTACCCGAATTCCATGTGGACCCAGATCGTTGGCCAACGATTTCATCAATCCTATGACCGCCATGCGAAGTGAGTTCGAGAGCACGAGATGGTCGATGGGTTGTTTGACGGAATAGGATTGAGTGGCGACGATGCTGCCGGAACCTCGCTCCAGCATGTGGGGCACGACGGCGTAACACAGGTGGACCGCACTCATGATGGTCAGTTGGATGGCCGCCTCCCAATCCTTCGGCTGCAAGTCGAGGAAGTTCCCCGGTGGCGGCCCTCCGGCGTTGATGATGAGAACGTCGATCCGGCTGAAGCGCGCCAGGGTTTGCTCAACCAATGCATCGATTTGTTCTTCCTTGCTGAGATCGGCACGCACGGCGAGGACTTCGGCTCCGGTCTCGCTTTCGATCTCCTTGGCCGTGATTTCCAATTGATCGCTTCGAGCGCAGATCGCCACACTGGCGCCTTCCTGCGCCAGAGCGGCCGCGGCGGCTTTGCCCAGGCCGCGGGAAGCCGCTGTAACCAGGGCGACTTTTCCTTTCAATCCAAGATCCATCATGCCTCCGATTGGATGAGGTCAGAGCACGGTGAGAATTTCATCGATGACCTG contains these protein-coding regions:
- a CDS encoding SDR family oxidoreductase; protein product: MDLGLKGKVALVTAASRGLGKAAAAALAQEGASVAICARSDQLEITAKEIESETGAEVLAVRADLSKEEQIDALVEQTLARFSRIDVLIINAGGPPPGNFLDLQPKDWEAAIQLTIMSAVHLCYAVVPHMLERGSGSIVATQSYSVKQPIDHLVLSNSLRMAVIGLMKSLANDLGPHGIRVNSINPAWTWTARVESLMRDRAQRSSTSIEQEAARVTQDVPLGRMGTETEFGRTIAWLASPAASFVHGHALMFDGGTVKAAL